Proteins encoded in a region of the Candidatus Palauibacter soopunensis genome:
- a CDS encoding VirB8/TrbF family protein, with protein sequence MRRARMNGDGDAGREYAEIWGEAVQANRKLRTILIFLSASIVLGVFVLLRIAGAEPPKPIVVRVDEVGRAEALAYEAATAQADPLDPTTKYFLNRFVHDFHSRRRATAQEQWTRSLRFLSTDLANAAFQRDGAEVASVAAGTADTETEVEQVVLRIHPAPEPPHGATADFDLVHLRGEQELRRERWSLTLRFEFLDSIPNELVVHNPMGLLVTYMRADRALVTGDGR encoded by the coding sequence ATGAGAAGAGCGCGAATGAACGGAGATGGAGACGCGGGCCGCGAGTACGCCGAGATCTGGGGCGAGGCCGTGCAGGCGAACCGGAAGCTCCGGACGATCCTGATCTTCCTCTCGGCAAGCATCGTCCTTGGGGTATTCGTGCTGCTTCGGATCGCGGGCGCGGAGCCGCCCAAGCCCATCGTCGTCCGTGTGGACGAGGTGGGCCGCGCCGAGGCGCTGGCCTACGAAGCCGCGACCGCTCAGGCCGATCCGCTCGATCCGACCACGAAATACTTCCTGAACCGGTTCGTCCACGACTTCCACTCTCGCCGCCGGGCGACCGCGCAGGAGCAATGGACGCGGAGCCTCCGGTTCCTGAGCACGGACTTGGCGAACGCCGCGTTCCAGCGGGACGGCGCGGAGGTCGCGAGCGTGGCGGCGGGTACCGCCGACACCGAAACCGAAGTCGAGCAGGTCGTGCTCCGCATCCACCCCGCGCCCGAGCCGCCGCACGGCGCGACGGCGGACTTCGACCTCGTGCACCTGAGGGGCGAACAGGAGCTGCGCCGCGAGCGCTGGTCGCTCACGCTCCGGTTCGAGTTCCTCGACTCGATCCCGAACGAACTCGTCGTTCACAACCCGATGGGGCTCCTAGTCACCTACATGCGGGCCGACCGGGCGCTCGTGACGGGAGACGGGCGATGA
- a CDS encoding type IV secretion system DNA-binding domain-containing protein, giving the protein MKPWTLVLIGAALTVAAVRALLAPFPPIGGNPFLDLIAHNDPGIHAAIRAWYYVAPAAAVVLAGSVMRSVSRVWLEPLAMRRNRGRLPAWPNSPRDDAPSLVVGELHHPTVARESDNPSWLVVPEKGLYTGVLVVGAVGTGKTTACMYPFARQLLHWRADDPKRRAGALVLEVKGDFCHQVRSILSEAGREDDYLEIGLGGAWQWNPLDDPLLDSYSMAYSVASLINQLFGKSREPFWQQAYTNLVRWIVELHRLLPGGWVTLRDIYRCTVDAKLFSNKIGEAKAEALRRCPMRVVTAAKVLTKHKKTLGAWDWDMAAGSDTVACSLDPERAALLAELKVEYATEPVGSGVGREYAEQVEAVERWYRNDWMKLDAKLRTSIVEGISVFLSLFDQPDVAAVFCPPPPDDPPAARTDGGDDEEVPDVQPMPGLRRRLPPLAELIEGGKVLALNMPAGANPALARAIGVFLKNAWMQALLRRPAAAALRPDRYMRPAVFICDEYQAFATVGQDDPSGDEKAFALTRQCRCIPIVATQSISSLRSVLPSGEAWRTLVQTLRTRIFLSLSDDASAKIASDMCGDVKKTQASYTFTETSNKPEFSLLSGRAGGGDGQLGASKSFRQQREPVFTPRQFGLLANYQAICLPYDGVKSLPARRVYLKPHYLPRTQGYWRQREEGRI; this is encoded by the coding sequence ATGAAGCCGTGGACCCTGGTCCTCATCGGGGCGGCGCTGACGGTGGCAGCCGTGCGCGCGCTCCTCGCGCCGTTTCCGCCCATCGGCGGCAACCCGTTTCTGGACCTGATCGCCCACAACGATCCGGGCATCCATGCGGCGATCCGCGCGTGGTATTACGTCGCGCCCGCCGCGGCCGTTGTCCTGGCCGGCAGCGTGATGCGCTCGGTCTCGCGGGTCTGGCTGGAGCCGCTCGCCATGCGCCGGAACCGGGGCAGGCTGCCCGCCTGGCCCAACTCGCCCAGGGACGACGCGCCGTCACTCGTCGTCGGCGAACTGCACCACCCCACCGTTGCCCGGGAGAGCGACAACCCCTCCTGGCTCGTCGTCCCCGAGAAGGGGCTCTACACGGGCGTCCTCGTCGTCGGGGCCGTCGGCACCGGCAAGACCACGGCCTGCATGTACCCGTTCGCGCGGCAGCTGCTCCACTGGCGGGCGGACGACCCCAAGCGCAGGGCGGGCGCGCTCGTGCTCGAAGTCAAGGGAGACTTCTGTCACCAGGTCCGGAGCATCCTGAGCGAGGCCGGGCGGGAGGACGACTACCTCGAAATCGGGCTCGGGGGGGCTTGGCAGTGGAACCCGCTCGACGATCCGCTGCTCGACTCCTACTCGATGGCGTACAGCGTCGCATCGCTCATCAACCAGCTCTTCGGCAAGTCACGAGAACCGTTCTGGCAGCAGGCGTACACGAACCTCGTTCGCTGGATCGTTGAACTCCACCGGCTCCTGCCCGGCGGCTGGGTCACGCTTCGCGACATCTACCGCTGCACGGTCGACGCGAAGCTCTTCTCGAACAAGATCGGGGAGGCGAAGGCGGAGGCCCTTCGGCGGTGCCCCATGCGGGTTGTCACCGCCGCGAAGGTTCTCACCAAGCACAAGAAGACGCTCGGTGCTTGGGATTGGGACATGGCGGCCGGCAGCGACACGGTGGCGTGTTCCCTCGATCCGGAACGCGCGGCGCTTCTCGCGGAGCTGAAGGTCGAGTACGCCACGGAGCCGGTGGGAAGCGGGGTGGGACGCGAGTACGCCGAGCAGGTGGAAGCCGTCGAGCGGTGGTATCGCAATGACTGGATGAAGCTCGACGCCAAGCTCCGCACCTCGATCGTCGAAGGCATCTCTGTGTTCCTCTCGCTCTTCGACCAGCCGGACGTGGCGGCCGTGTTTTGTCCGCCGCCGCCTGACGATCCCCCGGCCGCACGGACGGACGGCGGGGACGACGAGGAGGTCCCGGACGTGCAGCCCATGCCGGGGCTCCGGCGCAGGCTGCCGCCGCTCGCCGAGTTGATCGAGGGCGGCAAGGTGCTGGCGCTCAACATGCCCGCCGGCGCGAACCCGGCGCTGGCCCGAGCCATCGGCGTGTTCCTCAAGAACGCCTGGATGCAGGCGCTGCTCCGGCGTCCGGCCGCAGCCGCGCTCCGGCCCGACCGCTACATGCGGCCCGCCGTGTTCATCTGCGATGAGTACCAGGCTTTCGCCACCGTCGGACAGGACGACCCGTCGGGCGACGAGAAGGCGTTTGCCCTAACGCGCCAATGCCGGTGCATCCCCATCGTCGCCACGCAGTCGATCTCGTCGCTCCGCTCCGTGCTCCCCTCGGGCGAGGCGTGGCGCACGCTCGTCCAGACGCTCCGCACCCGGATCTTCCTGTCGCTGTCCGACGACGCCTCGGCCAAGATCGCGTCCGACATGTGCGGCGATGTCAAGAAGACGCAGGCGTCCTACACGTTCACCGAGACCTCGAACAAGCCCGAGTTCTCGCTCCTGTCTGGACGGGCCGGGGGCGGCGACGGCCAGCTCGGCGCGAGCAAGTCGTTCCGGCAACAGAGGGAGCCGGTGTTCACCCCCCGCCAGTTCGGCCTGCTCGCCAACTACCAGGCGATCTGTCTCCCGTACGACGGGGTGAAGTCCCTCCCGGCCCGGCGCGTCTACCTCAAGCCCCACTACCTGCCCAGGACCCAGGGCTACTGGCGGCAGCGCGAGGAGGGGCGGATATGA
- a CDS encoding ATPase, T2SS/T4P/T4SS family, translating into MKRASGVDHLAPFLPGLESLLGDPEVSEIMINGPGNVWVERAGRLEPHEAPGLTAAWLHRAAIHIARPLGLDPAARPILDARLEDGSRVAICTPPAAPEVAITIRRFGGRAFTAEDLVRMGSLPEQALEAARRTLLARRNVLVSGGTGSGKTTLLNALIELLPEDERIVAIEDTLELRIDRANCLRFEAGATLSETPVSIRDLVRHALRHRPDHIVVGEVRGGEAADLLQALNTGHGGSLTTIHANNARSALSRLASCAMQAGDALPWEVTCRGVVDGIALVLHVTRRDGRRFVEEALEVRGYDAATGRWITEPTWTTQPPKEVNA; encoded by the coding sequence ATGAAGCGCGCCAGCGGCGTGGACCATCTCGCCCCGTTCCTGCCGGGTTTGGAATCCCTGCTTGGGGACCCGGAGGTCTCCGAGATCATGATCAACGGACCCGGCAACGTCTGGGTCGAGCGGGCCGGTAGGCTGGAGCCCCACGAGGCGCCCGGACTCACCGCCGCGTGGCTCCACCGCGCGGCCATCCACATCGCCCGGCCGCTCGGACTCGATCCCGCGGCCCGGCCCATCCTGGACGCTCGGCTGGAGGACGGATCGCGGGTCGCGATCTGCACGCCGCCCGCCGCGCCCGAGGTCGCGATCACCATCCGCCGGTTCGGGGGCCGGGCGTTCACGGCCGAGGATCTCGTCCGCATGGGCTCGCTGCCGGAGCAAGCCCTCGAAGCCGCCCGCCGGACCCTGCTCGCCCGCCGCAACGTGCTCGTCTCGGGCGGCACGGGGTCCGGGAAGACGACGCTCCTGAACGCGCTGATCGAACTGCTGCCCGAAGACGAGCGGATCGTCGCCATCGAGGACACCCTCGAACTCAGGATCGACCGGGCGAACTGCCTCCGGTTCGAGGCGGGAGCCACGCTCTCGGAGACGCCCGTCTCGATCCGCGACCTGGTGCGCCACGCGCTCCGCCACCGGCCCGACCACATCGTCGTCGGCGAGGTCCGGGGCGGCGAGGCCGCCGACCTGCTCCAGGCCCTCAACACCGGCCACGGCGGATCGCTCACCACCATCCACGCCAACAACGCCCGCTCCGCGCTCTCGCGTCTCGCGAGCTGCGCGATGCAGGCGGGAGATGCGCTGCCCTGGGAGGTCACCTGCCGGGGCGTCGTGGACGGAATCGCGCTCGTGCTGCACGTGACCCGCCGAGACGGACGCCGATTCGTCGAAGAGGCGCTCGAAGTGCGCGGCTACGACGCGGCCACCGGCCGCTGGATCACGGAACCGACATGGACCACCCAACCACCGAAGGAGGTGAACGCATGA